A region from the Amycolatopsis camponoti genome encodes:
- a CDS encoding ABC transporter substrate-binding protein, which yields MRLKRTVGVVAALAVAMAGVTACRDSREIAIGTSGQPHIKIMIGGISKVIYLPGQLAQQIGAYKRQGLDVELFDQPSGANAETSLLAGEVQGVVGFYDHTIDLQAKEQCIQSVVQFANVPGEAEMVATGKAGEIKSGADFKGRNLGVTSLGSSTDFLTKALAARGGVSSKEYTPVKVGAGQTFISAMNQGSIDAGMTTDPTIAQLTNTGQAKVLYDMRTVEGTKAALGGLYPASSLYMGCEIVKRYPDIVQKLANAYVESLKWISTHTPEQVADVMPPSFAGGDKALYVKSLKDSLPMFTKDGRMDPAGAQNVLKVLGESSSNVKPKKDKIDLSQTYTTKFVDTARAQAQQ from the coding sequence ATGCGCTTGAAGAGGACAGTCGGCGTGGTGGCCGCGCTCGCGGTCGCGATGGCCGGGGTCACGGCGTGCCGCGACTCGCGGGAGATCGCCATCGGCACCTCCGGCCAGCCGCACATCAAGATCATGATCGGCGGCATCTCGAAGGTCATCTACCTGCCGGGCCAGCTGGCGCAGCAGATCGGCGCGTACAAGCGGCAGGGGCTCGACGTCGAGCTGTTCGACCAGCCGTCGGGGGCCAACGCCGAGACGTCGCTGCTCGCCGGCGAGGTGCAGGGGGTCGTCGGGTTCTACGACCACACGATCGACCTGCAGGCCAAGGAACAGTGCATCCAGAGCGTCGTGCAGTTCGCGAACGTGCCGGGCGAGGCCGAGATGGTCGCCACCGGCAAGGCCGGCGAGATCAAGTCGGGTGCGGACTTCAAGGGCCGCAACCTCGGCGTCACGTCGCTGGGCTCGTCGACGGACTTCCTGACGAAGGCGTTGGCCGCGCGCGGTGGCGTCAGCTCGAAGGAGTACACGCCGGTCAAGGTCGGCGCCGGGCAGACGTTCATCTCGGCGATGAACCAGGGTTCGATCGACGCCGGGATGACCACCGACCCGACGATCGCGCAGCTGACCAACACCGGTCAGGCGAAGGTGCTCTACGACATGCGCACGGTCGAAGGCACGAAAGCCGCTTTGGGTGGTTTGTACCCGGCCAGTTCGCTGTACATGGGCTGCGAAATCGTGAAGCGGTATCCGGACATCGTGCAGAAACTGGCCAACGCGTACGTCGAAAGCCTGAAGTGGATTTCGACGCACACGCCGGAACAGGTCGCCGACGTGATGCCGCCGTCGTTCGCCGGCGGGGACAAGGCGCTGTACGTGAAGTCGCTCAAGGACAGCCTGCCGATGTTCACGAAGGACGGCCGGATGGACCCGGCGGGCGCGCAGAACGTGCTGAAGGTGCTGGGCGAGTCGTCCAGCAATGTGAAGCCGAAGAAGGACAAGATCGACCTGTCGCAGACGTACACGACGAAGTTCGTGGACACGGCTCGCGCGCAGGCCCAGCAGTAG
- a CDS encoding response regulator → MIRTLIVDDDFRVAGVHAGFVEEVDGFAVVGTAHTAAEARARVRELAPDLILLDVYLPDESGLAVLPELQTDTIVLSAATDSASVAAAIRAGALNYLIKPFTTRQLAERLTSYARFRGLLAEDRALGQDDVDRAYRVLHDQDRTSAPKGQSTATSRLVSEQLCRAGRPLSAAEVAGELGMARATAQRYLTALAESGSVRMRLRYGATGRPEHEYRWSDA, encoded by the coding sequence ATGATCCGCACGCTCATCGTCGACGACGACTTCCGCGTCGCCGGGGTGCACGCCGGGTTCGTCGAGGAGGTCGACGGCTTCGCGGTGGTCGGCACCGCGCACACCGCGGCGGAGGCCCGCGCCCGCGTCCGGGAGCTCGCGCCGGACCTGATCCTGCTCGACGTCTACCTGCCCGACGAGTCCGGCCTCGCGGTGCTGCCGGAGCTGCAGACCGACACGATCGTGCTGTCCGCGGCGACCGACAGCGCGTCGGTGGCGGCCGCGATCCGGGCCGGCGCGCTGAACTACCTGATCAAGCCGTTCACCACGCGCCAGCTCGCGGAACGGCTGACGTCGTACGCCCGCTTCCGCGGCCTGCTCGCCGAAGACCGCGCGCTGGGCCAAGACGACGTCGACCGCGCGTACCGGGTGCTGCACGACCAGGACCGGACGTCCGCGCCGAAGGGCCAGTCGACGGCGACGTCCCGGCTGGTCTCGGAGCAGCTGTGCCGGGCGGGCCGCCCGCTGTCGGCGGCGGAGGTCGCCGGCGAGCTGGGCATGGCGCGGGCGACGGCCCAGCGATACCTCACGGCGCTGGCCGAATCGGGGTCGGTCCGGATGCGGCTGCGCTACGGCGCCACCGGGCGCCCGGAGCACGAATACCGCTGGTCCGACGCCTGA
- a CDS encoding ABC transporter ATP-binding protein produces the protein MVPPLIELTGATKRFPSGSGSVHTAVRDLTMTVQPGEFVAVVGPTGCGKSTTLSLVSGLQPPSAGRVQVNGEDVKSIPDGVGYMFQTDAVMPWRSVLENVASGPRFRGVPKAEARAQAVDWIARVGLAGFEKYYPHQLSGGMRKRVALAQTLVTKPKIMLMDEPFSALDVQTRALMQDELLRLWSGSGAAVIFVTHDLDEAIALADKVVVLTSSPATVKDVFEIPLERPRKVEELRLTEEFRKLYADIWESLRSEVDKAREKGASNVA, from the coding sequence ATGGTTCCCCCACTGATCGAACTCACCGGAGCCACCAAACGGTTCCCGAGCGGGTCCGGTTCCGTGCACACGGCCGTCCGCGACCTGACCATGACCGTCCAGCCCGGCGAGTTCGTCGCCGTCGTCGGCCCCACCGGCTGCGGCAAGTCGACGACGCTCTCGCTGGTCTCGGGGCTGCAGCCGCCGTCCGCCGGCCGGGTGCAGGTGAACGGCGAGGACGTGAAGTCGATCCCGGACGGCGTCGGCTACATGTTCCAGACCGACGCCGTTATGCCGTGGCGCTCGGTGCTGGAGAACGTCGCTTCCGGCCCGCGCTTCCGCGGGGTGCCGAAGGCCGAGGCCCGCGCGCAGGCCGTCGACTGGATCGCCCGCGTCGGGCTCGCCGGGTTCGAGAAGTACTACCCGCACCAGCTCTCCGGCGGCATGCGCAAGCGCGTCGCGCTGGCCCAGACGCTCGTCACCAAGCCGAAGATCATGCTGATGGACGAGCCGTTCTCCGCGCTCGACGTCCAGACGCGGGCGCTGATGCAGGACGAGCTGCTGCGGCTGTGGTCCGGGTCCGGTGCCGCGGTGATCTTCGTGACGCACGACCTCGACGAGGCCATCGCGCTGGCGGACAAGGTCGTCGTGCTGACTTCCAGCCCGGCCACCGTGAAGGACGTCTTCGAGATCCCGCTGGAGCGGCCGCGGAAGGTCGAGGAGCTGCGGCTCACCGAGGAGTTCCGCAAGCTCTACGCCGACATCTGGGAATCACTGCGCAGCGAGGTCGACAAGGCCCGTGAGAAGGGAGCGAGCAATGTCGCTTGA
- a CDS encoding G1 family glutamic endopeptidase, which produces MSRILASRAVRVLTAVAAAAAGLAVSGTAHAAVEYGSHFHGHQFSGGNWGGYVSFGSFTTATASWTEPSVTCRSSNDLFAPWVGIDGDGSSTVEQTGVETDCSSGRAVYSAWYEMYPAAPVYYNVSVSAGDHITATVTRTATNTYRLDLSDTTKGWTKTTTKSLTSKHASAEAIIESPTDSYPTISGGITFTGVKFNGTNLASTSPSALNADDRGTNTWIPGAIGSDGQSFTISRH; this is translated from the coding sequence ATGTCCAGAATCCTTGCGTCGCGCGCTGTCCGCGTCCTCACGGCGGTTGCCGCGGCGGCCGCCGGCTTGGCCGTCTCGGGTACCGCCCATGCGGCGGTCGAGTACGGCTCGCACTTCCACGGGCACCAGTTCTCCGGCGGCAACTGGGGCGGATACGTCAGCTTCGGCAGCTTCACCACGGCGACGGCCAGCTGGACCGAGCCGAGCGTGACCTGCCGGTCGAGCAACGACCTCTTCGCGCCGTGGGTCGGCATCGACGGCGACGGATCGTCCACAGTGGAACAGACCGGCGTCGAGACGGACTGCTCCAGCGGGCGTGCGGTGTACTCGGCCTGGTACGAGATGTACCCGGCCGCGCCGGTGTACTACAACGTGTCGGTGAGCGCGGGCGACCACATCACGGCGACGGTGACGCGCACCGCCACCAACACCTACCGGCTCGACCTGTCCGACACCACCAAGGGCTGGACCAAGACGACCACGAAGTCGCTGACGTCGAAGCACGCGTCGGCCGAGGCGATCATCGAGTCGCCGACCGACTCCTACCCGACGATCTCCGGCGGCATCACGTTCACCGGCGTCAAGTTCAACGGGACGAACCTGGCCTCGACCAGCCCGTCCGCGCTGAACGCCGACGACCGCGGGACGAACACGTGGATCCCGGGCGCGATCGGTTCGGACGGCCAGAGCTTCACGATCTCTCGGCACTGA
- a CDS encoding S1 family peptidase, protein MKIARLFGAAAAAVMTTGALVAIAVPASGQDLLNPDIVPAMQRDLGLTHDQVLTRLKNEDVATKVTEAVSATLGDAFGGATYNAATGKAHIQTTNAADVAKIQASGAEAEVVKFGARQLDSTVDTLNARDSAAPYAITGWGVDAATNRVTVSVLQGQRGAADTFLTQSGVDKSSVTILETASKPTLHANIRGGDAYYIGGSSRCSVGFATTTGFVTAGHCGALTGGGSLTGSNGAALGSWITYRFPGVDYAAVRTNSSWTPVAQMNNGTAVRGSSNAATGSSVCKAGSTTGWTCGTIGAKNQSVRYAEGTVNGMTATNVRSAAGDSGGGFIAGNYAQGVLSGGNTSVTYFYPIAGALSGTGTTLKTS, encoded by the coding sequence ATGAAGATCGCCAGACTCTTCGGTGCCGCTGCCGCCGCGGTGATGACGACGGGCGCGCTCGTCGCGATCGCCGTCCCCGCGTCGGGACAGGACCTGCTGAACCCGGACATCGTGCCCGCCATGCAGCGCGACCTCGGCCTGACGCACGACCAGGTGCTGACGCGGCTGAAGAACGAGGACGTCGCGACCAAGGTCACCGAGGCCGTCAGCGCGACGCTCGGCGACGCGTTCGGCGGCGCCACCTACAACGCCGCCACGGGCAAGGCGCACATCCAGACCACGAACGCCGCCGACGTCGCCAAGATCCAGGCGTCCGGGGCCGAGGCGGAGGTCGTGAAGTTCGGCGCCCGCCAGCTCGACTCCACTGTGGACACCCTGAACGCCCGCGACAGCGCGGCCCCGTACGCGATCACCGGCTGGGGCGTCGACGCCGCCACCAACCGCGTCACGGTCTCGGTGCTGCAGGGCCAGCGCGGCGCGGCCGACACGTTCCTCACCCAGTCCGGTGTGGACAAGTCGTCGGTCACGATCCTCGAGACGGCTTCGAAGCCGACGCTGCACGCCAACATCCGCGGCGGTGACGCCTACTACATCGGTGGCTCGTCACGCTGCTCGGTCGGCTTCGCTACGACCACCGGGTTCGTCACCGCCGGACACTGCGGCGCGCTCACCGGCGGCGGCTCGCTGACAGGCTCGAACGGCGCGGCGCTCGGCAGCTGGATCACCTACCGCTTCCCCGGCGTCGACTACGCCGCGGTCCGGACCAACAGCAGCTGGACCCCGGTCGCGCAGATGAACAACGGCACCGCGGTGCGCGGGTCGTCGAACGCGGCGACCGGCTCGTCGGTCTGCAAGGCCGGCTCGACCACCGGCTGGACCTGCGGCACCATCGGCGCGAAGAACCAGAGCGTCCGCTACGCCGAGGGCACGGTCAACGGCATGACCGCGACCAACGTCCGCTCGGCGGCCGGTGACTCCGGCGGCGGCTTCATCGCCGGCAACTACGCGCAGGGCGTCCTGTCCGGCGGCAACACGAGCGTGACGTACTTCTACCCGATCGCCGGCGCGCTTTCGGGCACCGGCACCACGCTGAAGACCAGCTGA
- a CDS encoding ABC transporter permease encodes MSLETPAATSAPLPVLETEQDILARAKQASSRRKRNIWLLRLAIVVVWLGSWELTATYWIDPFFYSKPSKIWERLVEWFGAGTDFGSIWYQILVTVEEAAIGFVIGAIAGVVFGVILGRSSYLAQVLAPFIKAANALPRIVLAALFVIWFGLGLSSKVATVVVLVFFAVFFNAFTGAREVDRNLIDNARILGATRGQVLKSIVLPSATSWILSSLHVAFGFALIGAVVGEYTGAKAGMGFLIANAQGTFDTAGVYAGMLIITVVALLAEWGISSLEGRLLRWRPPSAADAAHGVV; translated from the coding sequence ATGTCGCTTGAGACGCCGGCGGCCACCTCCGCCCCCCTCCCGGTCCTGGAGACCGAGCAGGACATCCTGGCCCGCGCGAAGCAGGCTTCTTCCCGGCGCAAGCGCAACATCTGGTTGCTGCGCCTGGCTATCGTCGTCGTCTGGCTGGGCAGCTGGGAGCTGACCGCGACGTACTGGATCGACCCGTTCTTCTACTCGAAGCCGTCGAAGATCTGGGAGCGGCTGGTCGAGTGGTTCGGCGCCGGCACCGACTTCGGCTCGATCTGGTACCAGATCCTGGTGACCGTCGAGGAGGCCGCGATCGGCTTCGTCATCGGTGCCATCGCCGGGGTCGTGTTCGGCGTCATCCTCGGCCGCAGCTCGTACCTGGCCCAGGTGCTCGCGCCGTTCATCAAGGCCGCCAACGCGTTGCCGCGCATCGTGCTCGCCGCGCTGTTCGTGATCTGGTTCGGGCTCGGGCTGTCGTCGAAGGTCGCGACCGTCGTCGTGCTCGTGTTCTTCGCGGTGTTCTTCAACGCCTTCACCGGCGCCCGTGAGGTCGACCGGAACCTGATCGACAACGCCCGCATCCTCGGCGCGACGCGCGGCCAGGTGCTCAAGTCGATCGTGCTGCCGAGCGCGACGTCGTGGATCCTGTCTTCGCTGCACGTCGCCTTCGGGTTCGCGCTGATCGGCGCGGTCGTCGGCGAGTACACCGGCGCCAAGGCCGGCATGGGCTTCCTGATCGCCAACGCGCAGGGCACGTTCGACACCGCGGGCGTGTACGCCGGCATGCTGATCATCACCGTGGTCGCGCTGCTCGCGGAGTGGGGCATCAGTTCGCTGGAGGGCAGGCTGCTGCGGTGGCGCCCGCCGTCCGCCGCCGACGCCGCGCACGGAGTGGTCTGA
- a CDS encoding SDR family oxidoreductase, translated as MKQFADKVVVVTGAGSGIGRALSLEFARRGARVVLSDVNAANAEETAKLAGDNARPYVLDVADRAAVLAHAEEVAAEFGRVNVVVNNAGVALGATVEEMKFEDYDWLMGINLGGVVNGTKAFLPHLIASGDGHVVNISSVFGFVGVPTQSAYNAAKFAVRGFTEALREEMLIARHPVAVSCVHPGGIKTNIVRNARSISDDQEQAAQGFERIAKTTPEKAAQTILRGIERKSARILIGPDAYVIDAIPRVLGSAYQRPLAILARRGLKQMES; from the coding sequence CGGACAAGGTCGTGGTGGTCACCGGAGCGGGCTCGGGGATCGGGCGGGCGCTGTCGCTCGAGTTCGCCCGGCGCGGGGCGCGCGTCGTCCTCTCCGACGTCAACGCCGCGAACGCCGAGGAGACGGCGAAGCTGGCCGGCGACAACGCCCGCCCGTACGTCCTCGACGTCGCCGACCGTGCCGCCGTGCTGGCCCACGCCGAGGAGGTCGCGGCGGAGTTCGGCCGCGTCAACGTCGTCGTGAACAACGCCGGTGTCGCGCTCGGCGCGACCGTCGAAGAGATGAAGTTCGAGGACTACGACTGGCTGATGGGCATCAACCTCGGCGGCGTCGTGAACGGCACGAAGGCTTTCCTGCCGCACCTGATCGCGTCCGGTGACGGGCACGTCGTGAACATTTCCAGCGTGTTCGGCTTCGTCGGCGTCCCGACGCAGAGCGCGTACAACGCGGCGAAGTTCGCGGTGCGCGGATTCACCGAAGCACTGCGCGAAGAAATGCTGATCGCGCGGCACCCGGTCGCGGTGAGCTGCGTGCACCCGGGCGGGATCAAGACCAACATCGTGCGCAACGCGCGCAGCATCTCCGACGACCAGGAGCAGGCCGCGCAGGGCTTCGAGCGGATCGCGAAGACGACGCCGGAGAAGGCGGCACAGACGATCCTGCGCGGGATCGAGCGGAAGTCGGCGCGGATCCTCATCGGACCGGACGCCTACGTCATCGACGCCATCCCGCGCGTCCTCGGCTCGGCCTACCAGCGGCCGCTCGCGATCCTGGCGCGCCGGGGGCTCAAGCAGATGGAAAGCTGA
- a CDS encoding sensor histidine kinase has protein sequence MRFSRQVLLLQIGVVALVVGIGVALVSVLLSRTLTDQYGRRALAIAKSVAADPVVVSNAAAKLPAGPLEERVLAVTKANEALFVVITDDKGIRLAHPTLSEIGKPVSTPADRALAGEDEISAVQSGTLGLSVRSKTPIRQGQRVVGEVSVGFEVGDPTGDFNRLLAITLVFAGGALLLGAGASALLNRRLRRVTHGLEPHELTELLYEREAVLHGIGEGVLAVDEANRVSVRNDEAERLLGTELPIGAAMAELELSPRVHKAVAEGRPVDNLLAVAGNRVLVINSRAVHLDDRPIGTVLTFRDRTDLDTVTRELDGIRALSDGLRAQRHEFANRLHTLYGLLQLGHHTEAVEYLQTLTDSTSARPSELGDAVADPYLQALLVAKTEQAQEKGLTLRLADDTWVPTTVTDPIAANTVIGNLVDNALHAARMGPRRPATVEVSLLAEGGTLHLSVVDSGPGVPEELRRTLFDEGVSTKIAPGHGLGLALARQAARARGGDVWLATGPGDGETGALFVAKLPGMLTEDG, from the coding sequence ATGCGGTTCAGCAGGCAGGTGCTGCTGCTGCAGATCGGCGTGGTCGCCCTGGTGGTCGGGATCGGGGTGGCGCTGGTCAGCGTGCTCCTGTCCCGCACGCTCACCGACCAGTACGGACGCCGCGCGCTGGCCATCGCGAAGTCCGTCGCCGCGGACCCGGTCGTCGTCTCGAACGCGGCCGCGAAGCTCCCCGCCGGCCCGCTCGAGGAGCGCGTCCTCGCCGTCACCAAGGCCAATGAGGCGCTGTTCGTCGTGATCACCGACGACAAGGGCATCCGGCTCGCCCACCCGACACTGTCCGAGATCGGCAAGCCGGTCAGTACTCCGGCGGACCGGGCTCTCGCCGGGGAGGACGAGATCAGCGCGGTGCAGAGCGGCACGCTCGGCCTGTCCGTGCGCAGCAAGACCCCGATCCGGCAGGGGCAACGCGTGGTCGGCGAGGTCAGCGTCGGCTTCGAAGTCGGCGACCCGACCGGCGACTTCAACCGCCTCTTGGCGATCACGCTGGTGTTCGCGGGCGGCGCGCTGCTGCTCGGCGCGGGCGCGTCGGCGCTGCTGAACCGGCGGCTGCGGCGCGTCACGCACGGCCTCGAACCGCACGAACTCACCGAGCTGCTCTACGAACGCGAAGCCGTGCTGCACGGGATCGGCGAGGGCGTCCTGGCGGTCGACGAGGCGAACCGCGTCTCGGTGCGCAACGACGAAGCCGAACGCCTGCTCGGCACCGAGCTCCCGATCGGCGCGGCGATGGCCGAGCTGGAGCTCAGCCCGCGGGTGCACAAGGCCGTCGCCGAAGGACGGCCGGTGGACAACCTCCTGGCGGTCGCCGGAAACCGCGTGCTCGTCATCAACAGCCGGGCTGTGCACCTCGACGACCGGCCGATCGGCACCGTGCTGACCTTCCGCGACCGCACCGACCTCGACACCGTCACCCGCGAGCTGGACGGCATCCGCGCGCTGTCCGACGGCCTGCGCGCCCAGCGGCACGAGTTCGCGAACCGGCTGCACACGCTCTACGGGCTGCTCCAGCTCGGCCACCACACCGAAGCCGTCGAGTACCTGCAGACGCTGACGGATTCGACGTCGGCGCGGCCGAGCGAGCTGGGCGACGCCGTCGCCGACCCGTACCTGCAGGCCCTGCTCGTCGCGAAAACCGAGCAGGCGCAGGAAAAGGGCCTCACGCTCAGGCTCGCCGACGACACCTGGGTGCCGACGACGGTGACCGACCCGATCGCCGCGAACACCGTGATCGGCAACCTCGTCGACAACGCGCTGCACGCCGCCCGGATGGGCCCGCGCCGGCCGGCGACCGTCGAGGTCAGCCTGCTCGCCGAGGGCGGCACGCTGCACCTGTCCGTTGTGGACAGTGGGCCCGGGGTGCCCGAAGAGCTGCGGCGGACGTTGTTCGACGAAGGCGTCTCGACGAAGATCGCGCCCGGCCACGGACTCGGGCTGGCGCTCGCCCGGCAGGCGGCCCGCGCCCGCGGTGGCGACGTCTGGCTGGCCACCGGTCCCGGCGACGGCGAGACGGGTGCCCTGTTCGTCGCGAAACTGCCCGGAATGCTGACGGAGGACGGATGA
- a CDS encoding ATP-binding protein: protein MWLTAPRPTSVSVRSGPARLTGRDTELDAIVDVLKRRPAAVLIEGEPGMGRTRLLAEIGRRKEFEGSRVLTGACQPLREPFPYGPVLEALRAVGDTPLGPLSPVAGVLRPLLPELAEALPPRPEPLADPVAERHRVFRAVRELLRACGPALVLIDDLQWADEDTRDLMRFLAGTMPPELAVVATFRSATDVRPGPLGAPFRTDPAVHSARVALGALDVTAVRKLAVEILELPRVTDEFAAKLHECTAGIPFVVEETLRALREAAERLPVGEILSDRMLENLEVPVLLREAVTERLSALPEPAVRLAGAAAVLGVGAEAGVLGELAGLPDDVLRTALLAALSGGVLGEVGDGKYGFRHPLARKAVYDTVTGPERALLHAQAIRVLAAQPSPPLTLLARHSRAAGRVDQWRHYAEAAADEAVTRGETSRAIDLLQSVLAEPGPAQSDAGRVAGKLSQVALRGFRPDVIGTLERVLEEVTLPPSVRGSIRLSLGMLQVRTLGGLGRGRLEVERAIGELTDRPDLAARGITLLAQPIDGLTPLSWHESWRARAGEVYERLDDPELRLALTADRIAAASHVGDGSAWTEFEALPDTVGTVAERVQLARLWCNLADGQSWAGHLDRAERLVTEGVRRATDAGALYAIGLIQGTRVRLDWVRGRWSGLAEAAEQLRDSYPELGPIVMESSLVLGGLAAVRGEFAAAQRHLTAASVHAPDRGPIPVVLSAAGVLITVLLATDDVDGACAAADTAVAAAGRKGVWIWAAALVPAAAQAYARAGRWPEADNVVEAFARGIEDRDAPVATAALIAGRAVLLEARGKQLAAAALFDEAAAGYAALPMPYPATGMRERAAMCRLAAGNRDAVEELTAAAEAYEQLGATRDAGRCRHQLREHGAWAPSQRGRRGYGSELSPREREVARMLAEGRTNREIADGLFLSPRTVEQHVAKVLRKLGARSRTDVARKLPGEVTTAPAG from the coding sequence ATGTGGTTGACGGCTCCCCGCCCCACCTCGGTGTCCGTCCGGTCGGGACCCGCCCGGCTGACCGGCCGCGACACCGAGCTGGACGCCATCGTCGACGTGCTGAAGCGCCGCCCGGCCGCGGTCCTGATCGAGGGCGAGCCCGGCATGGGCCGCACCCGGCTGCTGGCCGAGATCGGGCGGCGCAAGGAGTTCGAAGGCAGCCGCGTCCTCACCGGCGCTTGCCAGCCGTTGCGGGAACCCTTTCCCTACGGGCCCGTCCTGGAAGCGCTTCGCGCGGTGGGTGACACGCCGCTCGGCCCGCTCAGCCCGGTCGCCGGCGTGCTGCGGCCGCTGCTGCCGGAGCTCGCGGAAGCGCTTCCCCCGCGGCCCGAGCCCCTCGCCGACCCGGTCGCCGAACGCCACCGCGTCTTCCGCGCGGTGCGGGAGCTCCTGCGGGCGTGCGGACCGGCACTCGTGCTGATCGACGACCTGCAGTGGGCCGACGAGGACACCCGCGACCTCATGCGGTTCCTCGCCGGCACGATGCCACCGGAACTGGCGGTGGTCGCCACCTTCCGGTCGGCGACCGACGTCCGTCCCGGCCCGCTCGGTGCTCCTTTCCGGACCGACCCGGCCGTCCACTCCGCGCGTGTCGCGCTGGGCGCGCTCGACGTCACCGCGGTGCGCAAGCTCGCGGTCGAAATCCTCGAACTGCCCCGCGTCACCGACGAGTTCGCGGCGAAGCTGCACGAATGCACCGCCGGGATCCCGTTCGTGGTCGAAGAAACGCTGCGGGCCCTGCGCGAAGCGGCCGAGCGGCTGCCGGTCGGTGAGATCCTCTCCGACCGGATGCTGGAGAACCTCGAAGTCCCGGTGTTGCTGAGGGAAGCCGTCACCGAACGGCTTTCCGCGCTGCCGGAGCCGGCGGTGCGGCTGGCCGGCGCGGCCGCGGTGCTCGGCGTCGGCGCCGAAGCCGGCGTGCTCGGCGAGCTGGCCGGGCTGCCGGACGACGTCCTCCGCACCGCGCTGCTCGCGGCGTTGTCCGGCGGAGTGCTCGGCGAGGTCGGCGACGGCAAGTACGGCTTCCGGCACCCGTTGGCGCGCAAGGCGGTCTACGACACGGTGACCGGCCCCGAGCGCGCGTTGCTGCACGCGCAGGCGATCCGCGTGCTCGCCGCGCAGCCGTCCCCACCGCTCACGCTGCTGGCCCGGCACTCCCGCGCGGCCGGCCGCGTCGACCAGTGGCGTCACTACGCCGAAGCCGCCGCGGACGAGGCCGTCACGCGCGGCGAGACGTCCCGCGCGATCGACCTCCTGCAGTCGGTGCTGGCCGAACCCGGTCCCGCGCAGTCCGACGCCGGGCGCGTTGCCGGCAAGCTGAGCCAGGTCGCGCTGCGGGGGTTCCGCCCCGACGTGATCGGCACGCTCGAGCGCGTCCTCGAAGAGGTGACGCTGCCGCCGTCGGTCCGCGGCTCGATCCGGCTGAGCCTCGGCATGCTGCAGGTCCGGACCCTCGGCGGGCTCGGCCGCGGCCGCCTCGAAGTCGAGCGCGCGATCGGCGAGCTGACCGACCGGCCCGACCTCGCCGCGCGCGGGATCACGCTGCTCGCGCAGCCGATCGACGGACTGACGCCGTTGTCGTGGCACGAATCCTGGCGCGCCCGCGCGGGCGAGGTGTACGAGCGGCTCGACGACCCCGAGCTGCGGCTCGCGCTGACGGCCGATCGCATCGCGGCGGCGTCCCACGTCGGCGACGGCTCGGCGTGGACGGAGTTCGAAGCGCTGCCGGACACCGTCGGCACGGTCGCCGAGCGCGTCCAGCTGGCCCGGCTGTGGTGCAACCTCGCCGACGGCCAGTCGTGGGCCGGTCACCTCGACCGGGCGGAACGGCTGGTGACCGAGGGCGTCCGGCGCGCGACCGACGCGGGCGCGCTGTACGCGATCGGCCTGATCCAGGGCACCCGCGTCCGGCTGGACTGGGTGCGCGGGCGCTGGAGCGGGCTCGCCGAAGCCGCGGAACAGCTGCGCGACAGCTATCCGGAGCTCGGCCCGATCGTCATGGAGTCGTCGCTCGTGCTCGGTGGGCTGGCGGCCGTGCGCGGCGAGTTCGCCGCCGCGCAACGGCACCTGACCGCGGCGAGCGTGCACGCGCCGGACCGCGGGCCGATCCCGGTGGTGCTGTCGGCGGCCGGCGTCCTGATCACGGTGCTGCTCGCGACCGACGACGTCGACGGCGCGTGCGCGGCGGCCGACACGGCGGTGGCCGCGGCCGGGCGCAAGGGCGTCTGGATCTGGGCGGCGGCGCTGGTCCCGGCGGCGGCGCAGGCGTACGCGCGGGCCGGGCGCTGGCCGGAAGCCGACAACGTGGTCGAGGCGTTCGCCCGCGGCATCGAAGACCGCGACGCCCCGGTCGCGACGGCGGCGTTGATCGCCGGCCGGGCGGTGTTGCTGGAGGCACGCGGCAAGCAGCTGGCCGCGGCGGCGCTGTTCGACGAAGCGGCGGCGGGGTACGCGGCCTTGCCGATGCCGTACCCGGCGACGGGCATGCGCGAGCGGGCGGCGATGTGCCGCCTGGCGGCGGGCAACCGGGACGCGGTCGAGGAGCTGACGGCGGCGGCCGAGGCGTACGAACAGCTGGGCGCGACGCGGGATGCCGGCCGGTGCCGTCACCAGCTGCGCGAACACGGAGCTTGGGCGCCTTCGCAACGCGGACGGCGCGGGTACGGGAGCGAGTTGTCTCCGCGGGAGCGCGAAGTGGCGCGGATGCTGGCCGAGGGCCGGACGAACCGGGAGATCGCGGACGGGCTGTTCCTCTCGCCACGGACGGTGGAACAGCACGTGGCGAAGGTCCTGCGCAAGCTCGGCGCGCGCTCACGCACGGATGTCGCGCGCAAGCTGCCGGGCGAAGTCACCACGGCCCCGGCCGGCTGA